The following coding sequences lie in one Lysobacter capsici genomic window:
- a CDS encoding ketosynthase, with protein MNDSSSSLSGPARLLLAIAYPLLAHWASHEGSGVLAALALADLVVFVTIDGLLGLRPAPWIATVLLLGALAAIAPTPYAQMLLLTPPVLFNGWLAWWFGRSLRAPREGLITRIVAALHGCAPRELAPDLYRYTRRLTLLWACVLAGLGLVNGALAMIAVPDGVLAQLGYTPALAITQEQWSWFANILNYGVVGGMFAGEYLVRRRLFKDRPEKGFFDFLRKMAQLGPGFWKELFS; from the coding sequence GTGAACGATTCATCGTCCAGCCTCAGCGGACCGGCGCGACTGCTGCTCGCGATCGCCTATCCGTTGCTCGCGCACTGGGCCAGCCACGAAGGCAGCGGCGTGCTGGCCGCGTTGGCCCTGGCCGACCTGGTGGTGTTCGTCACCATCGACGGCCTGCTCGGACTGCGCCCGGCGCCGTGGATCGCGACCGTGTTGCTGCTCGGCGCGCTCGCCGCGATCGCGCCGACGCCGTACGCACAGATGCTGCTGCTGACCCCGCCGGTGCTGTTCAACGGCTGGCTGGCGTGGTGGTTCGGGCGCAGCCTGCGCGCGCCGCGCGAAGGCCTGATCACCCGCATCGTCGCCGCCCTGCACGGCTGCGCGCCGCGCGAACTGGCGCCCGACCTGTACCGCTACACCCGTCGCCTGACCCTGCTGTGGGCCTGCGTGCTGGCCGGGCTGGGCCTGGTCAATGGCGCGTTGGCGATGATCGCGGTGCCCGATGGAGTGCTGGCGCAACTGGGCTACACACCGGCGCTGGCGATCACCCAGGAGCAGTGGTCGTGGTTCGCCAACATCCTCAATTACGGCGTGGTCGGCGGCATGTTCGCCGGCGAGTACCTGGTCCGCCGGCGGCTGTTCAAGGATCGGCCGGAGAAGGGATTCTTCGATTTCCTGCGCAAGATGGCGCAGCTGGGGCCGGGGTTCTGGAAAGAGCTGTTTTCCTGA
- a CDS encoding glycosyltransferase family 2 protein, with protein MTDLASSPGRDRASPATAPERVRPARLDRSNIAVVIPALNEALRIREVVEGALAQCANVIVIDDGSDDGTGERIADLPVTVLRHAQRQGKGASLRDGFAEAQRRGFLAVITMDGDGQHSADDIPRLIDSGNRHPGHIVIGARLRKRAAQPTYRRLANNFGDWGVAWGTGYQVADSQSGQRLYPAEVIALRDVPGEDFVFEAQILMSAAQQLGTRCVSVPIESRYNSEASDEQFRASHFKPLRDFSRITSHIVLQCLRRGGVPDVYRSIRANPPLIDDPTGEFAAMGDKVHANTR; from the coding sequence ATGACTGATCTCGCCTCGTCGCCAGGACGCGACCGTGCCTCGCCGGCCACGGCGCCGGAGCGTGTTCGCCCCGCGCGACTGGACCGCAGCAACATCGCCGTTGTGATTCCCGCCCTCAACGAGGCCTTGCGCATCCGCGAGGTGGTCGAAGGCGCGCTGGCGCAATGCGCGAACGTGATCGTGATCGACGACGGGTCCGACGACGGCACCGGCGAACGCATCGCCGACCTGCCGGTCACCGTGCTGCGCCACGCGCAACGCCAGGGCAAGGGCGCGAGCCTGCGCGACGGCTTCGCCGAAGCGCAGCGGCGCGGGTTCCTGGCGGTGATCACCATGGACGGCGATGGCCAGCATTCGGCCGACGACATCCCGCGGCTGATCGACAGCGGCAACCGCCATCCGGGCCATATCGTGATCGGCGCGCGCCTGCGCAAACGCGCGGCGCAGCCGACCTATCGCCGGCTGGCCAACAACTTCGGCGATTGGGGCGTGGCCTGGGGCACCGGCTATCAGGTCGCCGACAGCCAGAGCGGCCAGCGCCTGTACCCGGCCGAAGTGATCGCGCTGCGCGACGTGCCCGGCGAGGACTTCGTGTTCGAAGCGCAGATCCTGATGTCGGCCGCGCAGCAACTGGGCACGCGCTGCGTGTCGGTGCCGATCGAATCGCGCTACAACAGCGAAGCCTCCGACGAACAATTCCGCGCCAGCCACTTCAAGCCGCTGCGCGATTTCAGCCGCATCACCTCGCACATCGTGCTGCAGTGCCTGCGCCGCGGCGGCGTCCCCGACGTGTACCGCAGCATCCGCGCCAACCCGCCGCTGATCGACGATCCGACCGGCGAGTTCGCCGCGATGGGCGATAAGGTTCACGCGAATACGCGGTGA
- a CDS encoding acyltransferase — MSASHWKQRPEGGSRFAFHLIRFIASNGGRSIARLTLYPIVAYFLIVRGPERRASRAYLARVLDRPPTLFDVARHIHTFAATILDRLYMLSRGMDRFDVSISGLEPIDRQLDRGQGMLLFGSHLGSFEALRVLARQRPDLKVRVVLDRAHNPQLTQLLDAMDPEIARNVIDAGQDGPSIVFAIKQATDEGALVALLVDRAAPGEPSTSASFLGASAQFPTAPWLIAAALKLPVVLAFGLYRGGSHYDLVFETFSEGVAIERHNRPAILAALVQRYAERLQAQARSAPYNWFNFYDFWHADDPQQALPDAGVGADVQRRVAARRSGY, encoded by the coding sequence ATGAGCGCGTCGCACTGGAAGCAACGTCCCGAAGGTGGCAGCCGTTTCGCGTTTCACCTGATCCGCTTCATCGCCAGCAACGGTGGCCGCTCGATCGCGCGGCTCACGCTGTACCCGATCGTCGCCTACTTCCTGATCGTGCGCGGTCCCGAACGCCGCGCCTCGCGCGCGTACCTGGCGCGCGTGCTCGATCGCCCGCCGACCTTGTTCGACGTCGCCCGCCATATCCACACCTTCGCCGCGACCATCCTCGACCGGCTGTACATGCTCAGTCGCGGCATGGACCGCTTCGACGTCAGCATCAGCGGCCTGGAACCGATCGACCGCCAGCTCGACCGCGGCCAGGGCATGCTGCTGTTCGGCTCGCACCTGGGCAGCTTCGAAGCGCTGCGCGTGCTCGCGCGGCAACGGCCGGACCTCAAGGTGCGGGTGGTGCTCGATCGCGCCCACAACCCGCAGCTCACCCAGTTGCTCGATGCGATGGACCCGGAAATCGCGCGCAACGTCATCGACGCCGGCCAGGACGGGCCGTCGATCGTGTTCGCGATCAAGCAGGCCACCGACGAAGGCGCGCTGGTCGCGCTGCTGGTCGACCGCGCCGCGCCCGGCGAGCCGTCGACCAGCGCCTCGTTCCTTGGCGCGAGCGCGCAGTTTCCGACCGCGCCGTGGCTGATCGCGGCGGCGCTGAAACTGCCGGTGGTGCTGGCGTTCGGCCTGTATCGCGGCGGCTCGCATTACGACCTGGTGTTCGAAACGTTCAGCGAGGGTGTGGCGATCGAACGGCATAACCGTCCGGCGATCCTCGCCGCGCTGGTCCAGCGCTACGCCGAGCGCCTGCAGGCCCAAGCCCGCAGCGCGCCTTACAACTGGTTCAACTTCTACGATTTCTGGCATGCCGATGACCCTCAACAAGCCCTGCCTGACGCTGGCGTTGGCGCTGATGTCCAGCGTCGGGTCGCTGCACGCCGCTCCGGTTACTGA
- a CDS encoding beta-ketoacyl synthase chain length factor produces the protein MLSAVVEGIGYWSGGLPSWDAARAYALGGADVADAPSRPSPLLLAANERRRAPETVAVALDVALAACQAAGRDPAALPSVFASSHGDMAITDYMCSTLAREPRTISPTRFHNSVHNAAAGYWTIGAGAMRPATALSALEASFAQGLIEALAQLAAGDEAVLLVGYDGAATGPLAQVAASRGLLGAALVLARPDRRGSAAGPRLRAWLGDGEASAADGKLSARETGNASAAMLPLFEALATRHDRLALPAGAGRILQVELAHD, from the coding sequence GTGTTGAGCGCGGTGGTCGAAGGCATCGGCTATTGGAGCGGCGGCCTGCCCTCGTGGGACGCCGCGCGCGCCTATGCGCTGGGCGGCGCGGATGTCGCCGACGCGCCGTCGCGGCCGTCGCCGCTGCTGCTCGCCGCCAACGAACGCCGGCGCGCGCCGGAAACGGTGGCGGTCGCGCTCGATGTCGCGCTGGCCGCCTGCCAGGCCGCCGGCCGCGATCCGGCCGCGTTGCCGTCGGTGTTCGCCTCCAGCCACGGCGACATGGCGATCACCGACTACATGTGCAGCACCTTGGCCCGCGAACCGCGCACGATCTCGCCGACGCGTTTCCACAATTCGGTGCACAACGCCGCCGCCGGCTACTGGACCATCGGCGCCGGCGCGATGCGTCCGGCGACCGCGCTCAGCGCGCTGGAGGCCAGCTTCGCCCAGGGCCTGATCGAGGCGCTGGCGCAGCTCGCCGCCGGCGACGAGGCGGTGTTGCTGGTGGGCTACGACGGCGCCGCGACCGGGCCGCTGGCGCAGGTCGCCGCCAGCCGCGGCCTGCTCGGCGCGGCGCTGGTGCTGGCGCGGCCGGACCGGCGCGGTTCGGCCGCGGGCCCGCGGCTGCGCGCCTGGCTCGGCGACGGCGAGGCCAGCGCCGCCGACGGCAAGCTGTCCGCTCGCGAAACCGGCAACGCCAGCGCGGCGATGCTGCCCTTGTTCGAAGCCCTCGCCACGCGCCATGATCGCCTCGCGCTGCCGGCAGGCGCCGGCCGCATTTTGCAGGTGGAATTGGCCCATGACTGA
- the fabG gene encoding 3-oxoacyl-ACP reductase FabG: MPEPVNSARRALVTGGSGDLGSAICVRLAADGWRVIVHANGHLERAQAVVAQIRDGGGEAEAIAFDVADGEAARAAIEGLLAAGPIQGVINNAGIHDDAPMAGMSDAQWKRVIDVSLHGFFHVTQPLLLPMARTRWGRIVSVSSVAAVLGNRGQTNYAAAKAGLHGASKSLAREMASRGITVNVVAPGVIEGRMAAQAFPPEVIKQMVPAGRAGRVEEVAALVSFLCGEQAGYINGQVIGINGAMG, encoded by the coding sequence ATGCCCGAGCCTGTCAATTCCGCGCGCCGCGCCCTGGTCACCGGCGGCAGCGGCGATCTGGGCAGCGCGATCTGCGTGCGCCTGGCCGCCGACGGCTGGCGGGTGATCGTCCATGCCAACGGCCATCTGGAGCGCGCGCAGGCGGTCGTCGCGCAGATACGCGACGGCGGCGGCGAGGCCGAAGCGATCGCTTTCGATGTCGCCGACGGCGAGGCCGCGCGCGCGGCGATCGAAGGCCTGCTCGCAGCCGGCCCGATCCAGGGCGTGATCAACAACGCCGGCATCCACGACGACGCACCGATGGCCGGAATGAGCGATGCGCAGTGGAAGCGGGTCATCGACGTATCGCTGCACGGCTTCTTCCACGTCACCCAGCCGTTGCTGCTGCCGATGGCGCGCACGCGCTGGGGCCGCATCGTCAGCGTCTCGTCGGTGGCGGCGGTGCTGGGCAATCGCGGCCAGACCAATTACGCCGCGGCCAAGGCCGGCCTGCACGGCGCCAGCAAATCGCTGGCCCGCGAAATGGCCAGCCGCGGCATCACCGTCAACGTGGTCGCGCCCGGGGTCATCGAAGGACGCATGGCCGCGCAGGCGTTTCCGCCCGAAGTCATCAAGCAGATGGTGCCGGCCGGCCGCGCCGGCCGCGTCGAGGAAGTCGCGGCGCTGGTGAGTTTTCTGTGCGGCGAACAGGCCGGTTACATCAACGGCCAGGTGATCGGAATCAACGGCGCGATGGGCTGA
- a CDS encoding phosphopantetheine-binding protein, which yields MSEQSPAERELAQLLVESLNLEDVAPEQIDPDAALFNDGLGLDSIDALELALAITKRYGFQLRSDSDENRRIFASLRALSGHIEQHRAA from the coding sequence ATGTCTGAACAAAGTCCCGCCGAACGCGAACTGGCGCAGCTGCTGGTTGAGAGTCTGAATCTTGAAGACGTGGCGCCGGAGCAGATCGATCCGGACGCGGCGCTGTTCAACGACGGCCTGGGCCTGGATTCGATCGACGCGCTGGAACTCGCGCTGGCGATCACCAAGCGCTACGGCTTCCAGTTGCGCTCCGACAGCGACGAGAACCGCCGCATCTTCGCCTCGCTGCGCGCGCTGTCGGGTCACATCGAACAGCACCGCGCGGCCTGA
- a CDS encoding LolA-related protein: protein MSSVGSLHAAPVTEAALAQASAAASAPAADAPADPAVILPRLAQPIPARTDFVEVRGSALLKAPLRVSGEYRRPDASTLVREVRAPYAETTTIRTGAQPGQGEVSIARAGKPAKKFSLSRAPELVALQASFGALLGGDRAALEQHYRLSAQGTRRQWTIAMTPKDPKVAARIREIVLLGRDDELRCIETLPARGNEQQRTLLSSAARAAAGIDDASQLAALCRGHGAVR from the coding sequence ATGTCCAGCGTCGGGTCGCTGCACGCCGCTCCGGTTACTGAGGCCGCGCTCGCGCAAGCCTCGGCGGCGGCGTCCGCGCCGGCGGCCGATGCGCCGGCCGATCCCGCGGTGATCCTGCCGCGCCTGGCCCAACCGATTCCGGCGCGCACCGATTTCGTCGAAGTGCGCGGCTCGGCCTTGCTCAAGGCGCCGCTGCGCGTGTCCGGCGAATACCGCCGGCCCGACGCCTCGACCCTGGTGCGCGAAGTGCGCGCGCCCTATGCCGAGACCACGACCATCCGCACCGGCGCGCAGCCGGGGCAGGGCGAGGTCAGCATCGCCCGCGCCGGCAAACCGGCGAAAAAATTCTCGTTGTCGCGCGCGCCCGAACTGGTCGCGTTGCAGGCCAGTTTCGGCGCGCTGCTCGGCGGCGATCGTGCCGCGCTCGAACAGCATTACCGCCTGAGCGCGCAAGGTACCCGTCGGCAGTGGACGATCGCGATGACGCCGAAAGATCCCAAGGTCGCCGCGCGCATCCGCGAGATCGTGCTGCTCGGCCGCGACGATGAACTGCGCTGCATCGAAACCCTGCCGGCCCGCGGCAACGAACAACAGCGCACCTTGCTCAGCAGCGCCGCGCGCGCCGCCGCCGGCATCGACGATGCGAGCCAGCTCGCCGCGTTGTGCCGCGGCCACGGCGCCGTGCGTTGA
- a CDS encoding MMPL family transporter yields MTPARRIGFALLWLAVLALAGWAIGSQLKLSGDLRRFMPSAQTPAQKLLIDELGEGPGSRLLLIALEGDDPAALAAQSSAMRERLSAQPQFKLVANGAGFGLESVPERLRPYRYLLSPTFDGQPLDAAYLRDQLDTRVQDLGSPAGELIEPLLASDPTLEMLRLAEAWQPAQAPQTLDGVWFDRAGKQALLAVETRAAGFDPTGQQSAIDAIRGAFEQARGASNSRLTISGPGAFSVEIGGRTQREASLIGSIDSLVFIALLWLAYRSWKAPLIGGLPLATAGLAGLGAVAAIFDGVHGITVAFGFTLIGVVQDYPIHLFSHQRPGLSPWASARSLWPTLGTGVASTCIAYLTFFVSGVDGLQQLAVFTIVGLATAALATRFVLPALIDPAPRDVATSARLARVWSALARWPRLGVASVSLIAALALAVILFVPGAFWQNDLAKLTPVPDAALARDAQLRGELGAPDVRYIIAIEGRDAEAALQASEALLPELPLLRQRGAIAGYDLAARYLPSVKTQRERQRLLPDAATLRAALDSAVAATPFRSDAFAEFLDDVERARHAPPLTPRDLADTPLAVSVDGLLLQRGDHATALVSLSGLHDPGAVAQVVRKHGGQLLDLKQASESLVAEYRGRVLLALGLAGVLLAAAVWIALRSPRRVLRVLAPMALTTLLILAVLRGLGVELNLFHLVSLILAAGLGLDYALFFDHAGDDRAEQLRTLHAVIVCSLTTLLVFALLGLSSIPVLRAIGATVALGVAFNFVLALLIVREPTAMLGADDPDAEAGGAHA; encoded by the coding sequence ATGACGCCCGCGCGTCGGATCGGGTTCGCCCTGCTGTGGCTGGCGGTGCTCGCGCTCGCCGGCTGGGCGATCGGCAGCCAGCTCAAACTCAGTGGCGACCTGCGCCGGTTCATGCCGAGCGCGCAGACGCCCGCGCAGAAACTGCTGATCGACGAACTCGGCGAAGGCCCGGGTTCGCGCCTGCTGCTGATCGCGCTCGAAGGCGACGATCCGGCCGCGCTGGCCGCGCAATCCTCGGCGATGCGCGAGCGCCTGAGCGCGCAGCCGCAGTTCAAGCTGGTCGCCAACGGCGCCGGGTTCGGCCTGGAATCGGTGCCCGAGCGGCTGCGTCCCTACCGCTATCTGCTGTCGCCGACGTTCGATGGTCAGCCGCTGGACGCGGCCTATCTGCGCGATCAGCTCGACACCCGTGTGCAGGACCTGGGCTCGCCGGCCGGCGAATTGATCGAGCCGTTGCTGGCCAGCGATCCGACCCTGGAAATGCTGCGCCTGGCCGAAGCCTGGCAACCGGCGCAGGCGCCGCAGACGCTCGATGGCGTGTGGTTCGATCGCGCCGGCAAGCAGGCCTTGCTGGCGGTGGAAACGCGCGCGGCCGGGTTCGATCCGACCGGCCAGCAAAGCGCGATCGACGCCATCCGCGGCGCGTTCGAACAGGCGCGCGGCGCCAGCAATTCGCGTCTGACCATCAGCGGGCCGGGCGCGTTCTCGGTCGAGATCGGCGGCCGCACCCAGCGCGAAGCCAGCCTGATCGGCAGCATCGACAGCCTGGTGTTCATCGCCTTGCTGTGGCTCGCGTACCGCAGCTGGAAAGCGCCGCTGATCGGCGGCCTGCCGCTGGCGACCGCGGGCCTGGCCGGACTGGGCGCGGTCGCGGCGATCTTCGACGGCGTGCACGGCATCACCGTCGCCTTCGGTTTCACCTTGATCGGCGTGGTCCAGGATTATCCGATCCACTTGTTCAGTCATCAGCGGCCCGGGCTGTCGCCGTGGGCCAGCGCGCGCAGTCTGTGGCCGACGCTCGGCACCGGCGTGGCCTCGACCTGCATCGCCTATCTGACCTTCTTCGTGTCCGGCGTCGACGGCTTGCAGCAGCTCGCGGTGTTCACCATCGTCGGCCTCGCCACTGCCGCGCTGGCGACGCGCTTCGTGCTGCCGGCGCTGATCGATCCGGCGCCGCGCGATGTCGCCACCTCGGCGCGGCTGGCGCGGGTGTGGAGCGCGCTCGCGCGCTGGCCGCGCCTGGGCGTGGCCAGCGTGTCCTTGATCGCGGCGCTGGCATTGGCGGTGATCCTGTTCGTGCCGGGCGCGTTCTGGCAGAACGATCTGGCCAAGCTGACCCCGGTGCCGGACGCGGCGTTGGCGCGCGACGCGCAATTGCGCGGCGAACTCGGCGCGCCGGACGTGCGCTACATCATCGCCATCGAAGGCCGCGACGCCGAGGCCGCGTTGCAGGCATCCGAAGCGTTGTTGCCGGAACTGCCGCTGCTGCGCCAGCGCGGCGCGATCGCCGGCTACGATCTGGCCGCGCGTTACCTGCCGAGCGTCAAGACCCAGCGCGAACGCCAGCGCCTGTTGCCCGATGCGGCGACCCTGCGCGCCGCGCTCGACAGCGCGGTCGCGGCGACCCCGTTCCGCAGCGACGCCTTCGCCGAGTTCCTCGATGATGTCGAACGCGCGCGACATGCGCCGCCGCTGACGCCGCGCGATCTGGCCGACACGCCGCTGGCGGTCAGCGTCGACGGTCTGCTGCTGCAACGCGGCGATCACGCCACCGCACTGGTGTCGTTGAGCGGTCTGCACGATCCGGGCGCGGTGGCGCAGGTCGTGCGCAAGCACGGCGGTCAGTTGCTCGATCTCAAGCAGGCGTCGGAGTCGCTGGTCGCCGAATACCGCGGCCGGGTGTTGCTGGCCTTGGGCCTGGCCGGCGTACTGCTCGCCGCCGCGGTGTGGATCGCGCTGCGTTCGCCGCGACGGGTGCTGCGCGTGCTCGCGCCGATGGCGTTGACCACCTTGCTGATTCTCGCCGTGCTGCGCGGCCTGGGCGTGGAACTGAATCTGTTCCATCTGGTCTCGCTGATCCTCGCCGCCGGCCTGGGCCTGGATTACGCCCTGTTCTTCGACCACGCCGGCGACGACCGCGCCGAACAGCTGCGCACCTTGCACGCGGTGATCGTGTGCAGCCTGACGACGCTGCTGGTGTTCGCACTGCTCGGCCTGTCCTCGATCCCGGTGCTGCGCGCGATCGGCGCCACCGTCGCGTTGGGCGTGGCGTTCAATTTCGTGCTTGCGTTGCTGATCGTGCGCGAGCCGACTGCGATGCTCGGTGCCGACGACCCCGATGCGGAGGCCGGCGGTGCACACGCGTGA
- a CDS encoding phosphotransferase yields the protein MHTREAIAALIPHQGLMCLWEEVVDWDDERIVLRSHGHRDPVHPLRHSQRLHAVHLCEYGAQTMAVHGGLLAARDGVAIRPGVLVALRGVQLQVARIDDLPGALEGVARKLIDTGESWQYEFEIRHAGDLIAQGRAAVMARPD from the coding sequence GTGCACACGCGTGAGGCGATTGCCGCGCTGATTCCGCATCAGGGCCTGATGTGCCTGTGGGAAGAAGTGGTCGACTGGGACGACGAGCGCATCGTGCTGCGCAGCCATGGCCATCGCGACCCGGTGCATCCGTTGCGGCATTCGCAGCGTCTGCATGCGGTGCACCTGTGCGAATACGGCGCGCAGACCATGGCCGTGCATGGCGGCCTGCTGGCCGCGCGCGACGGCGTGGCGATCCGTCCCGGCGTGCTGGTCGCGTTGCGCGGCGTGCAGTTGCAGGTCGCACGCATCGACGATTTGCCGGGCGCGCTCGAAGGCGTCGCGCGCAAGCTGATCGATACCGGCGAGAGTTGGCAGTACGAATTCGAGATCCGCCATGCCGGCGATCTGATCGCCCAGGGGCGCGCGGCGGTGATGGCGCGGCCGGATTGA
- a CDS encoding beta-ketoacyl-[acyl-carrier-protein] synthase family protein: MPPLAIRAYTATTALGRGLDAQARALRERRSGLRRNDFAPLAPGEAPLDCWIGRVEGVEEAPLPAHLASWECRNNRLAWLSLQPDGLPEAIAAAVARHGADRVAVIVGTSTSSIGATEEAYARLEGEDRHFPADLSRPLLHTPHSLGAFVAAATGLNGPCVTVATACSSSAKVFAQAARLIQAGLADAALVGGVDTLCGSVVFGFNSLQLVSSEPCLPFDAHRVGLSLGEAGGFAVLERCDADEAPGSLQLRGYGESSDAHHMSSPHPEGLGARLAMVDALARAGIGAERVGYLNLHGTATPANDQIEAFAVASLFPPTLHASSTKGWTGHTLGAAGIVESAIALLALQHGHLPGILNSRVPDPANGPQIRFDNAEVDIDYAMNNSFGFGGNNCSLVFARA, encoded by the coding sequence ATGCCGCCGCTGGCGATCCGCGCCTACACCGCGACCACCGCCCTGGGCCGCGGCCTCGATGCCCAGGCCCGCGCCCTGCGCGAGCGTCGCAGCGGCCTGCGCCGCAACGATTTCGCACCGCTGGCGCCGGGCGAGGCGCCACTGGATTGCTGGATCGGCCGGGTCGAAGGCGTCGAAGAGGCACCGTTGCCCGCGCATCTGGCCTCGTGGGAATGCCGCAACAACCGTCTGGCCTGGCTGAGCCTGCAACCCGACGGCCTGCCCGAGGCGATCGCCGCCGCGGTCGCGCGCCACGGCGCCGACCGGGTCGCGGTGATCGTCGGCACCTCGACCTCGAGCATCGGCGCGACCGAGGAAGCCTACGCGCGGCTGGAGGGCGAGGATCGGCATTTCCCCGCCGACCTGAGCCGTCCGCTGCTGCATACCCCGCACTCGCTGGGCGCCTTCGTCGCCGCCGCCACCGGTTTGAACGGCCCATGCGTGACCGTCGCCACCGCCTGTTCGTCCAGCGCCAAGGTGTTCGCCCAGGCCGCGCGGTTGATCCAGGCCGGCCTGGCCGACGCGGCCCTGGTCGGCGGCGTCGATACGCTGTGCGGCAGCGTGGTGTTCGGTTTCAACTCGCTGCAACTGGTGTCGAGCGAGCCGTGCCTGCCGTTCGATGCGCACCGCGTCGGCCTGTCGCTCGGCGAGGCCGGCGGGTTCGCCGTGCTCGAACGCTGCGACGCCGACGAGGCGCCCGGCTCGCTGCAATTGCGCGGCTACGGCGAATCCAGCGACGCCCACCACATGTCCTCGCCGCACCCCGAAGGCCTCGGCGCGCGGCTGGCGATGGTCGATGCGCTGGCGCGCGCCGGCATCGGCGCCGAGCGCGTCGGCTATCTGAACCTGCACGGCACCGCGACCCCGGCCAACGACCAGATCGAAGCGTTCGCGGTGGCGTCGCTGTTTCCGCCCACGCTGCACGCCAGTTCGACCAAGGGCTGGACCGGACACACGCTCGGCGCCGCCGGCATCGTCGAATCGGCGATCGCGCTGCTCGCGCTGCAACACGGGCATCTGCCCGGCATCCTCAACAGCCGCGTGCCCGATCCGGCCAACGGCCCGCAGATCCGCTTCGACAACGCCGAGGTGGACATCGACTACGCCATGAACAATTCCTTCGGCTTCGGCGGCAACAACTGCTCGCTGGTGTTCGCGCGCGCATGA
- a CDS encoding DUF4156 domain-containing protein, translating to MLRSLILIAFISLLAACASSHVLTGQPRPPVPVEQVRVYFAPPPSRYEEIALLQSNSGAFTYGEQNKMNSVLDKLRVEAAKLGANGVLFQGTEDGSGGTGVSLGAGGGSYGGGRHFSGGGVGISISPRQKFARGTAIYVLNPPPMSDRGPQGPVAPVPPPVPPRE from the coding sequence ATGCTTAGATCATTGATTCTCATCGCATTTATCTCCCTGCTGGCGGCCTGCGCCAGTTCCCACGTGCTGACCGGGCAACCGCGTCCGCCGGTGCCGGTGGAGCAGGTGCGGGTGTATTTCGCCCCGCCGCCGAGCCGATACGAGGAAATCGCCCTGTTGCAGAGCAACAGCGGCGCGTTCACCTACGGCGAGCAGAACAAGATGAATTCGGTGCTCGACAAGCTGCGTGTCGAAGCGGCCAAGCTCGGCGCCAACGGGGTGTTGTTCCAGGGCACCGAAGACGGCAGCGGCGGCACCGGCGTGAGCCTGGGCGCGGGCGGCGGCAGCTACGGCGGCGGCCGTCATTTCAGCGGCGGCGGTGTCGGCATCAGCATCAGCCCGCGGCAGAAGTTCGCGCGCGGCACCGCGATCTATGTGCTCAATCCCCCGCCGATGAGCGACCGCGGCCCGCAGGGGCCGGTGGCGCCGGTTCCGCCGCCGGTTCCGCCGCGCGAGTGA
- a CDS encoding YdcF family protein, protein MTTRTAHRIALFGDRDILHVAVVTGAVCVLSAGLVYVGYFLHVLRVARSAPCRPERGECVLLFGKHAPGGRIDRDFEARLDRTVSLWRERPPHSVVLLGGGPAGEPSEAELARRGLVARGLGDDAPLRLEQDSRDTLQNLRNARIVLGDGMRSRVTLLSSRYHLARCAWFARHLGYDWELCAAEPRLELGPRMLLRLAGEAAYVCMSDIGARWAKLTGNRRMLSRLK, encoded by the coding sequence GTGACCACCCGCACCGCCCACCGCATCGCATTGTTCGGCGATCGCGACATCCTGCATGTCGCGGTGGTGACCGGCGCGGTGTGCGTGCTCAGCGCCGGGCTGGTCTATGTCGGTTATTTCCTGCACGTGCTGCGGGTCGCGCGCAGCGCGCCGTGCCGGCCCGAACGCGGCGAGTGCGTGCTGCTGTTCGGCAAACACGCGCCGGGCGGGCGCATCGATCGCGATTTCGAAGCCCGCCTGGACCGCACCGTGTCGCTGTGGCGCGAGCGTCCGCCGCACAGCGTGGTGCTGCTCGGCGGCGGCCCGGCCGGCGAACCGAGCGAAGCCGAACTCGCGCGCCGCGGCCTGGTCGCGCGCGGCCTGGGCGACGACGCACCGCTGCGGCTGGAGCAGGATTCGCGCGACACCCTGCAGAACCTGCGCAACGCCCGGATCGTGCTCGGCGACGGCATGCGCTCGCGGGTGACCTTGCTCAGCAGTCGCTATCACCTCGCGCGCTGCGCCTGGTTCGCGCGTCATCTGGGTTACGACTGGGAACTGTGCGCGGCCGAACCGCGCCTGGAACTGGGGCCGCGCATGCTGCTGCGGCTGGCCGGCGAAGCGGCCTACGTGTGCATGAGCGACATCGGCGCGCGCTGGGCGAAACTGACCGGCAACCGGCGCATGCTGTCGCGCTTGAAGTGA